One genomic window of Choristoneura fumiferana chromosome 14, NRCan_CFum_1, whole genome shotgun sequence includes the following:
- the Rab2 gene encoding RAS oncogene family member Rab2 yields the protein MAYAYLFKYIIIGDTGVGKSCLLLQFTDKRFQPVHDLTIGVEFGARMITIDGKQIKLQIWDTAGQEAFRSITRSYYRGAAGALLVYDITRRDTFNHLTTWLEDARQHSNSNMVIMLIGNKSDLESRREVKKEEGEAFAREHGLVFMETSAKTAANVEEAFINTAKEIYEKIQEGVFDINNEANGIKIGPQHSTAAGAGGAGGAGAGGAAGGGCC from the exons GTGTAGGCAAGTCATGCCTGTTGCTCCAGTTCACGGATAAGCGATTCCAGCCAGTGCATGACCTGACCATCGGGGTAGAGTTTGGTGCGCGCATGATCACTATCGACGGGAAGCAGATCAAACTGCAGATCTGGGATACTGCTGGACAGGAGGCCTTCAG GTCGATCACTCGCTCGTACTATAGAGGGGCAGCGGGGGCGCTGTTGGTGTACGATATAACTCGACGTGACACTTTCAACCACCTCACCACGTGGCTGGAAGACGCGCGTCAGCATTCCAACTCTAACATGGTCATTATGTTGATCGGGAACAAGAG TGACTTGGAATCAAGGCGCGAAGTGAAGAAAGAGGAAGGTGAGGCGTTCGCGCGCGAGCACGGGCTCGTTTTCATGGAAACTTCAGCCAAGACAGCTGCTAATGTCGAGGAGGCTTTCATTAACACCGCCAAGGAGATATACGAAAAAATACAGGAGGGTGTGTTCGATATCAATAATGAA GCGAACGGTATCAAGATCGGACCGCAGCACTCaacggcggcgggcgcgggcggcgcggggggcgccggcgcgggcggcgcggcgggcggcggctgcTGTTAG